The following are encoded together in the Brassica napus cultivar Da-Ae chromosome A9, Da-Ae, whole genome shotgun sequence genome:
- the LOC106414264 gene encoding probable serine/threonine-protein kinase PBL1 isoform X1, with product MGSCLSSRVNNKSSGLYDLHLSSVQSSSSAAHRREGEILSKANVKSFTFNELKLATRNFRSDSVVGEGGFGSVYRGWIDETTLTPTKSSSGLVIAVKRLNPDGFQGHREWLTEINYLGQLSHPNLVKLIGYCLEDEQRLLVYEFMHKGSLEDHLFTTAGVKCKPLSWTLRVKVALDAAKGLAFLHSDPVKVIYRDIKASNILLDSDFNGKLSDFGLARDGPMGETSYVSTRVMGTFGYAAPEYVSTGHLNARSDVYSFGVVLLEILSGRRALDHNRPAREHNLVDWARPYLASRRKVLLIVDSRLESQYKPEEAVRLASIAVQCISSEPKSRPTMDQVVRALIQLQESMVKPAKVEPGKDTKKVVGLRTEDKYQKKGFNKKTVGL from the exons ATGGGTTCTTGCCTCAGCTCTCGTGTCAATA ATAAGAGCAGTGGTCTCTACGACCTCCACCTCTCGAGTGTTCAATCGTCATCATCAGCGGCTCACAGGAGAGAAGGAGAGATACTCAGCAAGGCGAACGTCAAAAGCTTCACCTTCAACGAACTTAAACTCGCGACCAGAAACTTCAGATCGGACTCTGTTGTCGGAGAAGGCGGGTTTGGTTCTGTCTATAGAGGTTGGATCGATGAGACGACTCTCACTCCGACCAAATCTAGCTCCGGTCTTGTAATTGCTGTCAAGCGGCTTAACCCTGATGGGTTCCAAGGTCACCGAGAATGGCTG ACAGAGATTAACTACTTGGGGCAGTTAAGTCACCCGAACTTAGTTAAACTGATTGGTTACTGCTTGGAAGATGAGCAAAGACTACTTGTGTATGAGTTTATGCACAAGGGTAGTCTTGAGGATCATCTCTTCACAA CAGCTGGTGTGAAGTGTAAGCCGCTCTCTTGGACCTTACGGGTTAAGGTTGCGCTTGATGCAGCTAAAGGTCTCGCCTTTCTTCATAGTGACCCTGTTAAAGTCATATACCGAGACATCAAGGCCTCCAACATCTTGCTCGACTCG GACTTCAATGGAAAACTTTCAGACTTTGGGTTAGCGAGGGACGGTCCAATGGGAGAAACAAGCTATGTTAGTACAAGGGTCATGGGGACATTTGGCTATGCTGCTCCTGAGTATGTGTCCACAG GTCACTTAAATGCTAGAAGTGACGTGTACAGTTTCGGAGTTGTTCTTCTAGAAATACTATCTGGAAGGCGAGCGTTGGACCATAACCGACCAGCCAGGGAGCACAACCTTGTGGACTGGGCTAGGCCGTACCTCGCAAGCAGGCGAAAGGTTCTACTAATTGTGGACTCTCGTCTTGAGTCACAGTACAAACCTGAAGAGGCAGTGAGATTGGCAAGCATTGCTGTGCAGTGCATCTCGTCCGAACCTAAGTCAAGACCGACCATGGACCAAGTTGTTCGAGCCTTGATACAGCTGCAGGAAAGCATGGTTAAACCGGCCAAAGTTGAGCCCGGTAAAGATACGAAGAAGGTTGTGGGATTGAGAACTGAAGACAAGTACCAGAAAAAGGGTTTTAACAAGAAGACTGTTGGTTTGTAG
- the LOC106414264 gene encoding probable serine/threonine-protein kinase PBL1 isoform X2 — MGSCLSSRVNNKSSGLYDLHLSSVQSSSSAAHRREGEILSKANVKSFTFNELKLATRNFRSDSVVGEGGFGSVYRGWIDETTLTPTKSSSGLVIAVKRLNPDGFQGHREWLTEINYLGQLSHPNLVKLIGYCLEDEQRLLVYEFMHKGSLEDHLFTTGVKCKPLSWTLRVKVALDAAKGLAFLHSDPVKVIYRDIKASNILLDSDFNGKLSDFGLARDGPMGETSYVSTRVMGTFGYAAPEYVSTGHLNARSDVYSFGVVLLEILSGRRALDHNRPAREHNLVDWARPYLASRRKVLLIVDSRLESQYKPEEAVRLASIAVQCISSEPKSRPTMDQVVRALIQLQESMVKPAKVEPGKDTKKVVGLRTEDKYQKKGFNKKTVGL; from the exons ATGGGTTCTTGCCTCAGCTCTCGTGTCAATA ATAAGAGCAGTGGTCTCTACGACCTCCACCTCTCGAGTGTTCAATCGTCATCATCAGCGGCTCACAGGAGAGAAGGAGAGATACTCAGCAAGGCGAACGTCAAAAGCTTCACCTTCAACGAACTTAAACTCGCGACCAGAAACTTCAGATCGGACTCTGTTGTCGGAGAAGGCGGGTTTGGTTCTGTCTATAGAGGTTGGATCGATGAGACGACTCTCACTCCGACCAAATCTAGCTCCGGTCTTGTAATTGCTGTCAAGCGGCTTAACCCTGATGGGTTCCAAGGTCACCGAGAATGGCTG ACAGAGATTAACTACTTGGGGCAGTTAAGTCACCCGAACTTAGTTAAACTGATTGGTTACTGCTTGGAAGATGAGCAAAGACTACTTGTGTATGAGTTTATGCACAAGGGTAGTCTTGAGGATCATCTCTTCACAA CTGGTGTGAAGTGTAAGCCGCTCTCTTGGACCTTACGGGTTAAGGTTGCGCTTGATGCAGCTAAAGGTCTCGCCTTTCTTCATAGTGACCCTGTTAAAGTCATATACCGAGACATCAAGGCCTCCAACATCTTGCTCGACTCG GACTTCAATGGAAAACTTTCAGACTTTGGGTTAGCGAGGGACGGTCCAATGGGAGAAACAAGCTATGTTAGTACAAGGGTCATGGGGACATTTGGCTATGCTGCTCCTGAGTATGTGTCCACAG GTCACTTAAATGCTAGAAGTGACGTGTACAGTTTCGGAGTTGTTCTTCTAGAAATACTATCTGGAAGGCGAGCGTTGGACCATAACCGACCAGCCAGGGAGCACAACCTTGTGGACTGGGCTAGGCCGTACCTCGCAAGCAGGCGAAAGGTTCTACTAATTGTGGACTCTCGTCTTGAGTCACAGTACAAACCTGAAGAGGCAGTGAGATTGGCAAGCATTGCTGTGCAGTGCATCTCGTCCGAACCTAAGTCAAGACCGACCATGGACCAAGTTGTTCGAGCCTTGATACAGCTGCAGGAAAGCATGGTTAAACCGGCCAAAGTTGAGCCCGGTAAAGATACGAAGAAGGTTGTGGGATTGAGAACTGAAGACAAGTACCAGAAAAAGGGTTTTAACAAGAAGACTGTTGGTTTGTAG
- the LOC106414382 gene encoding putative F-box/kelch-repeat protein At2g41360, whose amino-acid sequence MSHPPPLSSLPDDIVLRCLALVPRMYHLNISWVSKDLRSLVRSPELNLLRSTLRSLHLCFQEDHSDNNSSFHWFTLNEAEHGLVLNPTPFPSHPSYGSSSTVAVGSNIFFMGGSREPSTDLWILDTRSGNVTKGPSMSVARVGRTTAVGVIDGKIYVMGGGEFNEEMQVEVFDPETETETTWELAGVEKVRKISRCSATVEGKVYMVEYLETNVYNPRGGEGERMVRTERFTDMAHSVCVVEDVLFAFFTRAGLMWFDTKINVWRRLVGPDGTDLVLSRVKGMSEYHDGRLVVFNYIFATDDNGLWDVNEVNKNVQCMLVSLDRAGDKICGRIDWSGIVATVPVWFNFLHCLPVSQ is encoded by the coding sequence ATGTCCCATCCTCCTCCTCTTTCTTCCCTGCCTGACGATATCGTTTTGAGATGCTTGGCCCTTGTCCCAAGGATGTATCACCTAAACATCTCATGGGTCTCAAAAGACCTAAGGTCCCTTGTTCGCTCTCCTGAGCTCAACCTCTTGCGATCCACCCTCCGCTCCCTCCATCTATGTTTCCAAGAAGACCACAGCGACAACAACTCATCCTTCCACTGGTTTACTCTCAACGAGGCGGAGCATGGGTTAGTTCTGAACCCAACTCCCTTCCCTTCTCATCCTAGTTACGGTTCTTCTTCAACCGTCGCAGTGGGGTCAAACATCTTCTTCATGGGCGGCTCTAGAGAACCTTCCACGGATCTATGGATCCTTGATACACGCTCTGGAAACGTTACTAAGGGACCAAGCATGAGCGTGGCTCGAGTAGGTCGCACAACAGCCGTTGGCGTAATCGATGGGAAGATATACGTGATGGGAGGCGGAGAGTTTAACGAAGAGATGCAAGTTGAAGTTTTCGATCCCGAGACCGAGACGGAGACCACTTGGGAGCTTGCGGGGGTGGAGAAGGTGCGTAAGATTTCACGGTGCAGTGCCACGGTGGAGGGGAAGGTTTATATGGTGGAGTACTTGGAGACTAATGTGTACAATCCGAGAGGAGGCGAAGGAGAACGGATGGTTCGTACGGAGAGGTTCACTGATATGGCGCATAGCGTGTGTGTggtggaggatgttctctttgCTTTCTTTACCCGGGCTGGGTTGATGTGGTTTGATACCAAGATTAATGTGTGGAGAAGATTGGTCGGTCCTGATGGGACGGACCTGGTTCTCTCACGTGTGAAGGGGATGTCGGAATATCACGACGGAAGGCTTGTGGTTTTTAACTACATTTTCGCAACTGACGACAACGGCTTGTGGGATGTAAATGAAGTTAACAAGAATGTTCAGTGTATGTTGGTTTCACTGGATAGAGCTGGAGACAAGATTTGTGGGAGAATCGATTGGTCTGGTATTGTGGCTACAGTCCCAGTTTGGTTTAATTTTCTGCATTGTTTACCTGTTTCCCAGTGA
- the LOC106412089 gene encoding 16 kDa phloem protein 1 isoform X2 has translation MAVGILEVDLISGKGLKRSEFFGKIDPYVEIHYKGQTRKSSVDKDGGRNPTWNEKLKWRAEFPGSGGDYKLIVKVMDHDTFSADDPIGEATIYVKELLEMGVEKGTAELRPTKYNVVDTDLSFVGEILLGVSYSQDRGMDGEEFGGWKHSQFD, from the exons ATGGCTGTGGGAATCCTAGAAGTTGATCTGATCAGTGGGAAAGGTCTCAAACGATCTGAATTTTTTG GTAAGATAGATCCTTATGTTGAGATCCATTACAAAGGACAAACCCGCAAAAGCAGCGTTGATAAag ATGGAGGTAGAAATCCTACATGGAATGAGAAACTGAAATGGAGAGCAGAGTTTCCTGGCTCCGGTGGCGACTACAAACTCATCGTCAAAGTCATGGACCATGATACTTTCTCCGCCGACGATCCCATCGGCGAAGCTAC AATATACGTGAAAGAGTTATTGGAAATGGGAGTGGAGAAAGGAACGGCTGAGCTAAGGCCGACCAAGTACAACGTTGTTGACACCGATCTCTCATTTGTCGGCGAGATTCTCCTTGGAGTTTCTTACTCT CAAGACAGAGGAATGGATGGAGAAGAGTTTGGTGGATGGAAGCATAGCCAGTTTGATTAA
- the LOC106412089 gene encoding 16 kDa phloem protein 1 isoform X1: protein MAVGILEVDLISGKGLKRSEFFGKIDPYVEIHYKGQTRKSSVDKDGGRNPTWNEKLKWRAEFPGSGGDYKLIVKVMDHDTFSADDPIGEATIYVKELLEMGVEKGTAELRPTKYNVVDTDLSFVGEILLGVSYSVMQDRGMDGEEFGGWKHSQFD, encoded by the exons ATGGCTGTGGGAATCCTAGAAGTTGATCTGATCAGTGGGAAAGGTCTCAAACGATCTGAATTTTTTG GTAAGATAGATCCTTATGTTGAGATCCATTACAAAGGACAAACCCGCAAAAGCAGCGTTGATAAag ATGGAGGTAGAAATCCTACATGGAATGAGAAACTGAAATGGAGAGCAGAGTTTCCTGGCTCCGGTGGCGACTACAAACTCATCGTCAAAGTCATGGACCATGATACTTTCTCCGCCGACGATCCCATCGGCGAAGCTAC AATATACGTGAAAGAGTTATTGGAAATGGGAGTGGAGAAAGGAACGGCTGAGCTAAGGCCGACCAAGTACAACGTTGTTGACACCGATCTCTCATTTGTCGGCGAGATTCTCCTTGGAGTTTCTTACTCTGTTATG CAAGACAGAGGAATGGATGGAGAAGAGTTTGGTGGATGGAAGCATAGCCAGTTTGATTAA
- the LOC106415706 gene encoding AP3-complex subunit beta-A: MFNQFGSTAETLSKASAAVLRIGTDAHLYDDPEDVNIAPLLDSKFESEKCEALKRLLALIAQGFDVSNFFPQVVKNVASQSSEVKKLVYLYLLHYAEKRPNEALLSINYFQKDLGDPNPLVRAWALRTMAGIRLHVIAPLALAAVGKCARDPAVYVRKCAANALPKLHDLRLEEHAPAIEELVGILLNDHSPGVVGAAAAAFTSICPNNFSLIGKNYKKLCQILPDVEEWGQILLIGTLLRYVVARHGLVRESLMLSLHGLESNGFYEKDGLVRDKGDGDKSDSFDANLVSLVSKSYIEGPDEYLSRSNGVDTVAASFDSKETTSIGDNEDVKILLQCTSPLLWSNNSAVVLAAAGVQWIMAPLEDVKKIVKPLLFLLRSSTASKYVVLCNILVFAKAVPSLFAPHFEDFFICSSDAYQVKAHKLEMLSLIATTSSISSILREFEDYIKDPDRRFAADTVAAIGLCAKRLPEIPTACLNGLLALVRQESFAGDLELVDGEAGVLVQAVMSIQTIIERDPLSHEKVIIQLFRSLDSVKVAAARATIIWMVGVYCSLGHIIPKMLTTITKYLAWSFKSEASETKLQILNTAAKVLISAEVEDFQMLKKIVLYVLELGECDLNYDVRDRTRFLKKMLSYKLACHEPAEDSVASQENIAEHVVEHVFGRKLKPFSPLNLHNRFYLPGSLSQIVLHAAPGYEPLPKPCSFVFEEHDQLSDSDRQREAMSGLNGSQESSETVDEDGSSEYDSESYNGSDLSSDGDERNDATDSADPLIQFSDIAVSTDQEELRSKRALDLWLDEESSTSNQTPSALDRNQSSYAKISIGDIGSRVKPKSYTLLDPGNGNGVKIDYTFLSEVSTVSPLHVCVEVLFQNSSTEPIVEVSLEDEEAMNVSDSAEQTLVGKANASYNNVPTLIPMEELSCLEPGQSAKRLIQVRFHHHLLPMRLSLHYNGKKVPVKLRPDLGYLVKPFSITIEEFLATESRLPGMFEYSRRCTFTDHIKDTRMENGKDKFLTICESITLKVLSNSNLHLVSVDLPVASTLEDATGLRLRFSSKILSSEIPLLITITVQGKCNEDLNLTVKINCEETVFGLNLLNRIANFMVETSSSAI, from the exons ATGTTCAATCAATTTGGTTCCACGGCGGAGACCCTGAGCAAGGCCTCAGCTGCGGTGCTCCGGATCGGCACCGACGCTCACCTGTACGACGATCCGGAAGACGTCAACATCGCTCCACTTCTGGATAGCAAGTTCGAATCGGAGAAATGCGAAGCTCTCAAGCGTCTCCTTGCTCTCATCGCTCAGGGCTTCGACGTCTCCAACTTCTTCCCTCAG GTGGTGAAGAACGTGGCGTCACAGTCATCGGAAGTGAAGAAGCTGGTTTACTTGTACCTGCTCCACTATGCAGAAAA GCGTCCAAATGAAGCGTTGCTATCGATCAACTACTTCCAGAAGGACTTGGGAGATCCAAACCCTTTGGTTAGAGCTTGGGCACTTCGTACTATGGCTGGGATTCGCTTACACGTAATCGCGCCTCTTGCACTTGCAGCTGTGGGCAAATGCGCGAGAGATCCAGCTGTTTATGTTAGAAAATGTGCTGCCAATGCTCTTCCAAAGTTGCATGATTTGCGCCTTGAAGAACATGCCCCTGCAATTGAAGAG CTAGTGGGGATATTGTTAAATGACCATTCTCCAGGAGTGGTTGGAGCAGCGGCAGCAGCATTTACCTCCATATGTCCGAATAACTTCTCACTCATCGGGAAGAACTATAAGAAGTTGTGTCAGATTCTTCCTGACGTGGAGGAGTGGGGTCAGATACTACTCATAGGAACCCTTTTGCGCTATGTTGTTGCAAGGCATGGACTTGTACGGGAATCTTTGATGCTGTCTTTACATGGTTTGGAAAGTAACGGCTTCTATGAGAAGGATGGTCTAGTCAGGGATAAAGGGGATGGTGATAAGAGTGATTCGTTTGATGCTAATCTTGTCAGCCTTGTATCTAAATCTTACATTGAAGGTCCAGACGAGTACCTGTCGCGGTCTAATGGCGTGGATACGGTGGCAGCTTCGTTTGATAGCAAAGAGACCACATCTATTGGAGATAATGAAGATGTTAAGATCCTGCTTCAGTGTACATCCCCGCTGTTATGGAGTAACAATAGTGCAGTTGTACTAGCAGCAGCTGGTGTTCAGTGGATAATGGCTCCCCTGGaagatgttaaaaaaattgttaaaccgCTTCTGTTTCTGCTTAGGTCATCCACTGCCTCAAAATATGTG GTCCTCTGCAATATCCTTGTTTTTGCCAAAGCAGTCCCTTCTCTCTTTGCTCCACACTTCGAAGATTTCTTTATTTGTTCATCAGATGCATATCAAGTTAAAGCACATAAGCTGGAGATGCTCTCTCTCATTGCTACCACTTCATCTATCTCTTCGATTTTAAGAGAGTTTGAG GACTATATTAAAGATCCAGACAGGAGATTTGCAGCTGATACAGTTGCAGCAATTGGTTTGTGCGCAAAAAGACTGCCAGAAATTCCAACTGCATGCCTTAATGGATTGTTAGCACTAGTTAGACAAG AATCTTTTGCTGGCGATCTCGAGTTAGTGGATGGAGAAGCAGGGGTGTTGGTGCAAGCCGTGATGTCAATTCAGACTATCATAGAGCgagatccccttagtcatgaaaAA GTGATAATTCAACTGTTTCGTAGTCTGGATTCAGTCAAGGTAGCTGCTGCTCGTGCAACTATTATTTGGATGGTAGGTGTCTACTGCTCTTTGGGTCATATCATTCCGAAGATGCTGACCACAATAACCAAGTACCTTGCATGGAGCTTTAAATCAGAGGCATCAGAGACAAAACTACAGATTCTTAATACGGCTGCTAAG GTTCTAATAAGTGCAGAGGTCGAAGATTTTCAGATGTTGAAAAAGATTGTGCTTTATGTGCTTGAACTAGGAGAATGCGACTTAAACTATGATGTTCGTGATCGAACTCGTTTCCTCAAGAAAATGCTGTCATACAAATTAGCTTGTCATGAGCCAGCGGAAGACAGTGTGGCATCACAAGAAAATATTGCTGAGCATGTTGTGGAACATGTGTTTGGAAGAAAGCTGAAGCCTTTTTCACCTTTAAACTTACACAACCGTTTCTATCTTCCTGGATCTCTGTCTCAGATAGTTCTTCATGCGGCTCCTGGATATGAACCTCTTCCAAAGCCCTGTAGTTTTGTCTTTGAAGAACACGATCAGCTGTCAGATTCTGATAGACAAAGAGAGGCAATGTCTGGTTTAAATGGTTCTCAGGAATCTTCTGAAACAGTGGATGAAGATGGCTCTTCTGAATATGATTCTGAATCATATAACGGTTCAGATCTCAGCAGTGATGGTGATGAAAGAAATGATGCCACCGATTCAGCTGATCCTTTAATTCAATTTTCAGATATTGCTGTTTCCACTGACCAGGAAGAACTAAGGTCAAAAAGAGCCCTGGATCTGTGGTTAGACGAGGAGTCTAGCACATCAAATCAAACTCCATCTGCACTAGATAGGAATCAGAGCTCTTATGCCAAAATATCCATTGGTGATATAGGAAGCCGAGTTAAGCCCAAAAGCTATACTCTCTTAGACCCTGGAAATGGCAATGGCGTGAAGATAGACTATACCTTTTTATCTGAAGTCTCCACTGTATCTCCCTTACACGTTTGTGTAGAAGTTCTCTTTCAGAACAGTTCTACGGAACCTATCGTTGAGGTTAGCTtggaggatgaagaagcaatgaatgTATCAGACTCAGCTGAACAGACTTTGGTGGGCAAAGCAAA TGCATCTTACAACAATGTGCCAACACTAATCCCAATGGAGGAACTCAGCTGCCTTGAACCAGGTCAGAGCGCAAAGAGGCTTATCCAGGTTAGGTTTCATCACCACCTGCTTCCCATGAGgttaagcttacactacaatgGCAAGAAGGTTCCTGTCAAGTTACGACCTGATCTCGGATACCTTGTCAAACCGTTTTCTATAACCATCGAGGAGTTCTTAGCCACAGAATCTCGGTTACCTGGAATGTTCGAGTATAGCCGAAG GTGTACTTTCACAGATCATATCAAAGACACAAGAATGGAGAATGGGAAAGACAAGTTTCTTACCATCTGCGAGTCTATTACGCTAAAAGTGCTTAGCAATTCAAATCTACACCTTGTGTCTGTGGATTTGCCAGTTGCAAGCACACTTGAAGATGCAACTGGTCTGCGTTTAAGATTCAGCAGCAAAATCTTGAGCAGTGAGATACCTCTTTTGATTACCATCACAGTCCAAGGTAAATGCAATGAAGATCTGAACTTAACAGTCAAGATCAACTGTGAAGAAACGGTTTTCGGTTTAAACCTGTTGAACAGGATTGCTAATTTCATGGTTGAGACGTCTTCTTCAGCCATCTGA
- the LOC106413218 gene encoding FBD-associated F-box protein At4g10400-like, whose amino-acid sequence MDRISGLSDELLVKILLLVPTKVAVSTSILSKRWEYLWMWLPKLDYGHSYCSEPESSRLRRFLDHNLPLHRAPVIESFRLELVSSRFKRASIKMWVAIAVSHCLRELNILYESKLNILPSNLFTCKSLVILKLAGGMLLNVPRMVSLPSLKTLKLQRVKYFKGKTLQRLLSNCPVLEDLVLDLPKGESTGKLTVVVPSLQRLSLDIPSAHDIVGYVIKTPDLKYFKLVDDNDKSHYCLIEHMPNLSEAHLDVSLPDIKSLIASITSVKRLAICSAAMFDEGFVFNQLEHLKLCICRDHSSNQLFRLLKSSTILQELNLFSMDDHEPRFMDFWNKPSTVPECMLSTLQNFCWSFSLYSGEPQDRDIVIYILEHAVHLKTATISSHVCEVPKFEMLQELAFSSRASTACKLMFE is encoded by the exons ATGGACAGAATCAGTGGCTTGTCTGATGAATTACTTGTTAAGATATTACTGTTGGTTCCGACTAAAGTTGCTGTATCCACAAGCATCTTGTCGAAACGGTGGGAGTATCTTTGGATGTGGTTGCCTAAACTTGATTACGGTCATAGTTATTGTTCAGAGCCTGAATCCAGTAGGCTACGTCGTTTTCTTGACCATAATCTACCATTACATAGAGCTCCAGTTATCGAAAGCTTCCGTCTTGAATTAGTTAGTTCACGTTTTAAACGGGCGAGTATCAAGATGTGGGTTGCAATAGCTGTTTCTCACTGCCTACGTGAGCTGAATATATTGTATGAGTCTAAGTTAAACATACTGCCTAGTAACTTGTTTACTTGTAAATCGCTCGTGATCTTGAAACTGGCTGGCGGGATGCTCTTGAATGTTCCTAGAATGGTTTCTCTTCCCTCTCTGAAAACTCTGAAACTTCAAAGGGTGAAATACTTTAAGGGCAAAACTCTTCAGCGGCTTCTATCAAATTGTCCAGTTCTTGAAGATCTAGTGTTGGATTTACCTAAGGGTGAATCTACGGGAAAGTTGACTGTTGTTGTTCCATCTTTGCAGAGGTTGTCACTCGATATACCCTCTGCTCATGATATAGTTGGGTATGTAATAAAAACTCCTGATCTAAAGTATTTCAAACTTGTGGATGATAATGATAAGAGTCACTACTGTTTGATTGAGCACATGCCTAACCTCAGCGAGGCACATTTAGATGTTTCACTCCCTGATATCAAGAGTCTTATTGCATCAATCACATCTGTTAAGCGTCTAGCAATATGTTCAGCG GCTATGTTTGATGAAGGCTTTGTCTTCAACCAGCTTGAACATCTGAAGTTATGTATATGCAGAGACCATTCCTCCAATCAACTTTTCAGGCTGCTCAAATCTTCTACGATATTGCAAGAATTAAACCTTTTCTCAATGGAT GATCATGAGCCTCGATTTATGGATTTCTGGAATAAACCAAGTACTGTTCCTGAATGTATGCTGTCTACTCTGCAAAACTTTTGCTGGTCGTTTTCGTTATACTCAGGAGAACCACAAGACAGAGATATTGTGATTTACATTTTGGAACATGCTGTTCACTTAAAGACTGCAACAATCTCGTCACATGTATGTGAAGTTCCAAAATTTGAGATGTTACAGGAGTTGGCATTTTCTTCTAGAGCTTCAACAGCATGTAAACTCATGTTTGAATGA